The following is a genomic window from Malus sylvestris chromosome 12, drMalSylv7.2, whole genome shotgun sequence.
AGCAAAGGTTTGAAAACTCCAGCCTGAGTTTGAACTCCTACGGACTCAACCTCTGAGACCACCAACTATACTTTGGCGTATCGTAGAATCTGAGGTTGTGCACATGTGTTATTGGAGCTACATTGTAACGAGAATTAGTCTACTATGAATATGTGAGGATACCTTATGTATCCTTAATGTGTTGATTACATGATTTGATATAAAATGTAAGATAATTGGTTATGATTGAGAGGTCTAAATTGTTTTTTCATTATCCTTGGGTTATAATcaaaccatccatcattttgtaGTACCAAAACAAACCACATAAAAACGTTGTACCTTATCTCATATTACAATacaagaataatatatatatatatatatatatatatatatatatatatatatatatatatatatatatatatatatatattaggaataGAAGTGCTTCTTACCGGAAGCATCAGCTATTTGCTTCTTGCACAAAGTTTTTAAGTGATTCAAAATTTACTTACATTTTAATTAAAGATtgatttcaaaatattttcaccaaaaatgtttttagtcgccacttagtactatattCTAGtaatattcatcttcacatgtaagtaagagatcttaggttcaattctcattAAAAACAAATATGAACCACGTTATTTCTTGCATATTGTGAGGCTTACCCTACTTCTTCATCCTCTtattatagataatatcgtttgttaaaaaaataaacgtttttatcatttaaaaaacacttccaaacaagCTCGCAGTGATAGCACATCTCTTTTTACTTTTAACACTATTTTAATTTACTGCAGTGAGATCGACTAAATTAAAGaagtttaaaatacttaaattaacaagggatgtTGGATAGCACACCCCGACTTAAAAGTGTTACCTTAAACTTACCTAACCACATATAATAACATGGTAAAATcgtaataattaaaatataaagaaGAAATTCACCAAGAATGGCAAGGAAAGTGATTTACTGCAAAAAGGGAGGCAATTATTTAATGGCGCTCTAAAACTGTGACAGAGAGAAAAAGCAAAAGTGAAGAGACTCAACCTGGaaatacagagagagagagagagagagatctgaaTTCTGAGGTGGGGGACTGAGTCAGGGACCGAGTCGGGTCACATCCTCTCTGCACCGAGTTGAACTTTCAAAGCTAATAATACACCTGAACCGAGAACAAGAAGAAGGGATAATAATATGATCCTGactgttagatcccacatctgAAATCCCACACCAGCCGTCCGATTAACCCTccatctcttttctctctctccttcatctctctctctccccttctgcAGCTCAATTTTGGAGCCCACAAAGGGTGAAGAAAGAGCTTAGCTTGACTTGGAAAGGAGAAAGAGCTTAGCAGAGGGTAAGGAGAAAGAGCTTTGCTTGGCTTGGAAACCCAATCGATTTCTTGTGTTTTCTCTCAGGTATTTTCTTCGGTTCTTGTTTCTgtttctgagagagagagagagagagagagagagagagagagagagagagagttgttttctgtttggttggtgGGAAAGTTGAGAGGAGTGAAAGAAAATGGGAGAGATGGAATTGAAATTCTGGGTCTTTTTTTAGGTGGGTATGCTGGAAAATGTGGATAATTATGTTAGGTATCTGAAAGttgtgattttgaatttgggtttACAGATTTGAGGCTGCTTGCTCTATCTTTTAGAGAGggaaaggagaaagaaagttactttctgtttggttgctcggAAAGTTGAGGGagtgaaagaaaatgaaacaaatggaattgaaattttGGGTCTTTTTTAGGTTGGTATTTGTGAGAACGTAGATACAATTAAGTTCGCTATCCGAAAGTTGTGATTTTGAATTTCGGTTATTGGGGCATAGATgataaatttttccttcatttgtACAAAGGCTGGCTTGTTATTCTGTGATGGTTTGAGCTAAAAAGTTTAATCTTTTGTTTGTTATACAGATTTGAGGCTTTCTGGTAGCTTTTATGTGCTATGATGGAGCTCAAGATCAACTGGTATAGCTTGGATTCGTAGATTGAGCTGCGAAAATGCTTAAAGCTTTAGCAATGGTGAGTGAAAAACATAGTCTGATTTGATTTTTATTGAAGTTTCGGGATTGGGAATTCATGGAGTTAAAACACCGGTAAAACAAAAATCCTAATTTGGTAGATTTTGTTGGCGTGAAACCCTAGGCCTGGTTTGTTGTTCTTGGAATGGTGAACTTGAAGATTTGAGcacaattattttgaatttgagtTCCGAAAATGAAGAGTGAAAGCAGCAATAGCTTAGGAAATGAGAGAACAGTTAAATCTGTGGAATCAGTGGAAGATATTTCCAAATATTCCCACAGTCCAGCTCATTTGGCGGTTGCATGCCGTGACTACGCCACTCTCAAGCGTATTATTTCTACCCTCCCTCGGCTTGCCAAGGCCAGTGAAGTAAGCACTGAAGATGAATCTCTTGAGGCTGAGCTCCGAGCTGATGCTGTATCTGCTGTCATTGATCGCCGAGATGTTCCTGGTCGTGAGACTCCTCTTCATCTAGCTGTGCGTCTCCGGGACCCAAGCTCCGCAGAGATTTTGATGGCGGCTGGTGCTGATTGGAGTCTTCAAAATGAGAATGGTTGGAGTGCTCTCCAAGAAGCTGTCTGCACTAGAGAGGAAGCAATTGCTATGATTATTGCACGGCACTACCAGCCCCTTGCTTGGGCCAAATGGTGTCGTAGGCTTCCCCGTATTGTTGCCTCTACATCCCGGATTCGTGATTTTTATATGGAGATAACTTTTCATTTTGAGAGCTCAGTCATCCCTTTTATTGGTCGAATTGCTCCATCAGATACTTACCGAATTTGGAAGCGCGGTTCTAATCTCCGAGCTGACATGACCCTTGCTGGTTTTGATGGGTTTCGCATTCAAAGGTCTGATCAAACATTTCTGTTTCTTGGAGAGGGCTACTCTTCAGAGGATGGTAATGTGAATTTGGCACCCGGTTCTTTGATTGTTCTTGCACATAAGGAGAAAGAAATCACAAATGCTTTGGAAGGAGCTGGTGCCCAACCAACCGAAGCTGAAGTTGCCCATGAAGTGGCCTTAATGTCACAGACGAATATGTTTAGGCCAGGCATTGATGTTACTCAGGCTGAGCTTATCCCCCATTTGAATTGGAGGCGACAGGAGAGGACTGAGATGGTTGGAAATTGGAAAGCCAAAGTTTATGATATGCTTCATGTGATGGTGAGTGTGAAGTCAAGGAGGGTTCCAGGTGCTATGACTGACGAGGAACTCTTTGCAGTGGGCGACGAAGAAAAGGTGGCAAATGGTGGTGATAATGATGAATATGACGATGTATTGACTGCTGAAGAAAAAAGGCAGTTGGATTCTGCATTTCTTGTGGGGAACTCAGATGGCGCTTGTGAGGACGAGGACAATGGAGACTCTGACTGTCATGAAAAGGGTTCAGTAGGCTCGTATGAGAActttgaatccaacggtgttgTTAAGGACAAGAAGGGTTGGTTTGGTTGGaacaagaaaaattcaaagggAAACGATGATTCCGAAGATCCAAAGCTTTTGAAGAAGTTCTCGAAGTTGGCCCCAGAAGGTGGGAACCAGAAGTCACTTGATCATCAAAAACCGTCATCTGAATTTCCTAAAGACGATATTGCAGATGCGAAAAAGGGAAAAGATAAAAGCagtaagaagaaaaagaagaaagggtCGACTGATTCTAAGCATGAGAGTGAGTACAAAAAGGGTTTGAGACCTGTCTTGTGGTTGACGCCAGATTTCCCGTTAAAAACAGATGAGCTTCTTCCTTTACTAGACATCTTAGCAAACAAGGTCAAGGCTATAAGGAGACTCAGGGAGCTTTTGACTACTAAATTGCCCCCTGGCACTTTTCCTGTCAAGGTAATACGAAAATTCTACCTTGATCGACtatttttcaatatgttttCCACTGTTTGATTGTTTATGcaattttgatattgatttggtCAGGTTATCCAGTTACTATATTATGTCACCTGATTGAAATATATATTTCATAAACAAAATTCAACTTATTTGCCTCAAATCCTTGAATTTCTGCCAAAGAATATTCTTGATATTTggtaattaaatatattctggGTGAAATCTCAGTGTGATTGGGGAGGGTTCTTTTTAGAATcttgttttttcaaaatttgcatgtgtgtgtttttGGTTCTCATCGTTCAGTTTTATCTAAAAGATTGACATCCTGTACTTTTTAGATTTACCCTTTGTAATGTTGCATTCCCTACCACAGGTTGCTATTCCGATTGTCCCAACAATACGAGTTCTTGTAACATTTACCAAATTTGAGGAGCTTCAGCCAGCGGAGGAGTTCTCAACCCCTCTCTCCAGTCCTGCACATTTTCAGGATTCAAAGTCAAAGGACTCAGAAGGATCCTCGTCATGGATGTCGTGGGTGAGAGGAAGTCGTGGTGGGCAATCAAGTGACAGTGATAGCCACCGGTATAAGGATGAGATTGACCCTTTCCTCATACCATCGGACTATACCTGGGTTGATGCCAATGAGAAAAAACGCCGCATGAAAGCCAAGAAAGCCAAGAGCAAGAAACACAGGAGACATGCAACAGCCAAGCCCGGTGATGCAGGACATCAGGCAAGCGAGAATGTCGAAGAATAGTTTTGCATCAATTACTGCTACTCTACCTCTAAGAGGGATTTCGTGGGATAAAAATGAGGTACAGCCCTTTCTTGTGTGCTCCTGACTTTTATTCTTCACTTTGGATTCTATCCCGAAAGTCTTACCTGATACGTTTTGGGCTCTTAATTGTTGATTTAGAAGAAGAATATATGCATCTTCTTCAATATTGTATTGCTATGTGCTGTGAAATCGGAGAGGAACCGACTCTCCTTTTTCTGATAGTATCTCTTGTTCTAATTTCGAGTTCACATCAATCTTTGTATCCAAGTTGTTTTCTTATcgattttcaagtttttttttttctgtggtTGGTATTTTCTTGTGCTTGTCATTGTGGCCAAGACCATCATCTGTTTCAGTTCTGTATGGTTTGTGCTAAATAATGTATGAAAATGCTTACTTTCTAAAGATTCAATAGAAAGTACATACATCTCTTTGGAATATACACCAATTGATAAGACGGGAGAGGGGGGTGTAGTCGTAGGAGGGGCTGCCGGCCATTGGTGGCTGCCGGCCTTATGATATACAGACAACACAGTTGTTGAGCTAATGATTTACACATCTATCTGCATTGCTGGTAGTTTACACGAATTTTCTACCAGAATCGGTCCTTGTTGACGCTCAAATATCCGGCCATAACTTTCCCTCCGGTGTTTCTCATTCCGTCTATAAGGTAGCACCAACTTGAACCCAATGCTCCAATGAAAAAGTCAGCTTCACTTGCCATCAAGAAGTTAACAATTGGATAGTTCGTGCTCGTCTCCCTTCCAAGACTCGTTTCGTAAGCGGCCATTGACGAGTTCCCAACTTGGCGTGTCACGTTCGTGTAGTAGAACTCCCAGTGACTGTAACTTTGCGATTTGTCGATGACTTCCTGGAAGATTGCTAACGTTAGGTTTAAACACGATCCTTCGCTTCTGAATCTATTCGGAGATATGATGTTAATGCCAGAAAACTAAACCTGCATTTCAGTGGAGAGCCAAACGCTCTTAAGCTGCGGGAAGCGCTTTCTAATGCGGCCAGCAAGAACCATGTATTCTTCGAATTCCACTACCGTCATTTCGCACGCTTTGTCTCCCATTCTTACATGCATGCTGAGTAGCGGCCTAGGCATCCACGGCTTGTGACTCGACCAAACAAATTCTTCGATATCAGACCTTtcgtggattgtaacatcctgCAACAAAACACGTTATAAAGCATTATCGTTTGAGAAGATTCGATTTGCATAATCTGTGTAAAGTACTACTAATTCGGTGTGTTCCAAAATCTACAAATCGAGACCTCATTACACTCAGAAGCCGTTGTGTTGCAGAAGggataaaagtaacaaacctcAGGCCATTTTCCGTCGAAACTTCTGACGACCATACGGGCAGCTTCCTTTCCGAATGCAGTATGGCGAGCAACATTCAATAAGCCGCATGTGTACTCGGTTTGAAATCTCATCAAGTATCGTACTGCCTGGCATAACGTTAACAATTTACGATCAAaccttcttttctttcatgAATATAGCGTACTTGGAAGCAAAAGATATTAATACATTTACAGAAGATCCATATAGACTACCTGTGCTCTCCACCATCTCAGATTCATTTTCCGATGATAAGCAACCAAACTCCCATTTATTTCTGTCGTTGGTTGCATATGACTCCACGGATCCCCCCATGTTCTGCATTAAATGTTTGACAAGCGACATGAGAAGAacagaaaaacagaaaaaacatATGCTGCTAGTTACTAGCAGAAGAACTGAACGAATGGTTAGAGATGCAAATAATTACTTGGGTGTAGGTCCAGACCATATTTGCTTTGTATTATAACTTTCTTTCGTTGTAACGGTGCCTTTTTTCCAGGCTTCTTCACTTCCCATAAGCTCAAAAGCACGATTTCGACATTGTAGGGATGTTTCTGGAAAGAAGTAGCAAGACCAACTGGACCGGGACGAACCTGTAACACATGGAACTTATCATCCACACTTGGTTCTAAGAACGAAAGTCTATTTTGATGTTTCGAACTCCTGTATACAAAGTTATATAAGTATGAAAATGGTCAACAACATTGAGATGAGATGTGATATTCACCTTTACAATCATCATGGTCAGCTCGATTGTAGTAGTTGGTTACGAGGACCCTGCTTTCGTTGATTGCAACGGCTAAGAGCCCACACATTCCCGTGATCTGCGCTCCCATGCCAAATCCTGGTAATCTTTCCCAGTCAGCAACAAGAAATTTTACTCTAGGATCGCTGCAGTTCAAAGGATGCTGATGCATCCATATGTCTCGTTGCACTTTCCGCGTCAAGGGATAGTTTTCTTCATCGGACCCTGTAATCTGCCGAAGCTTGCTTATTAGTGAACAATTGCAAAACACAATATCTTCTTACCTCACGAACTAACAAACGATTAAATGCATATGTATATATGCAACATTGCATTGACTTATATACTAATCTTTCCAAATTCTTGTTCTACAGTGATAAATAGTTATGGGATTTCAAGACCTAGACACGTACCCAGGGAGCATAACCACCTTCGGATATATCTTGATGCCTAAAGTATCTCGACTGCTCATTAGTTGCAGCTGCAGGGTACATGTCCAACAATCCCTTCCAACTCGTCCAAGGAGGATATTTCTCGTTCTCCGCATGCTTATCAAGGCGCTCGTTTACTTGTGTTTTCAACTTGCAGTTTTCCAAATGAGGAGCATTTGGCACGCCGGATCTGCTTACTCCAAGTCTCTGCAAGTTGTCACTTTCTTCGGAATCTGATTCACTTAGTAAAGCACTCCAAGCTGAATAGAGTAATGAGACCCTCTCGTCATTGATCATTTCTTCACTTCTCAGCGAATTAACTTTTTTCGCGGTTCTGATTTGCCTTCTTGAGCTGCAGTTTGTGCCTGTAACCACATCTTTAAATTCAAAACCATAAAATTAGTCTCTTGCAAATCGTTCTAATTCGTCGTTAAACTACTTAACGGATGCCATTGATCGAAAGCATTGTTCTTTATATCTAGACGAGCGCGCACCCACCTCGATTCAGCCTCTAAGTTACGAAGCTGCCATTACTTGTTAAGTGACTGAAATCTGACATTGTGTTTGGAACTAACCTCCAGGGTCACATAAGAAATGTGTTCATGGAGAAGAAATTATTCTAAAGTAGCTTGAATACACCTTTCAATTATTCACTTCCCTGCCTTCTCACCCTGATTTTCCAccctattttaattaattagacCTCATTAACAACTATATGAACTTCCCAAACTCACACGGACCTAGATGAAGCCAAGTTGGATTGAGCAACGTGCTCTCTGTCTACACTCAAGTTCAAATATCCTCCTCGTAGTTTAGATTAAATTAAAAGATTGCTCGAATGACTTGTGCACCCAAGTTAAAATATATTCATCACAATTTAGATTAAATTAGAATATCGCTTGAATTAAAAACACCAAAACTCATTAATGTTGGCAAATTATACATCTCAAAGGTAAATTAAAAAGCAGAAATGAccaagaaattgaagagtttaTGAGGAAACTTGACTCACTGATGAACAACTCTGAGCTTGAATTCCCCGCTGAAGCACCTTCAGAAATCGCCGAAAACGAAAAGCCTCCAAACTCAAAAGTACCAAAGGAAGTGAGAGCAGCAAGAAACAGAGAAGTGAGGCAAACTCCACACAGAAAACCCACCACACAAACTTGACATGGAAATGAACTCCCCATTTGCAAAGCCTTCTGTGAAACAGCTCTCTCCACTGACTTCTGATTTAATGGCtccatttttgttatttattttttcttcaccTCCAAGGATCAAAGAAACTAATAGAAAATCTGAAGCCCTTTTTTTCACCAGAAATTCTTGTGGTGCCAACTAACTCTCATTACTGCAATCACATGAAGcaatttaacttttaattatcttttctttaaaacaaaTAAGAACGTTCTAGTTTTGTGTATGAGATTTTCATAAATCACAAAAATTGTCAAATCTCAACCATCTATTTCTATCAACTTAAAGGTTTGGTGGGTTTTGCTAGATAAATATTACCACCAGAAATCCAAAGGGTATCTCAGCAAAGCCAAGAGAAGACAGAAACtttcagagagaaagagagagagagagagagagagagagagagagagagggagggaggactGTGTGGCAATGGTGGGGGAGCTGACCAGGTGGGGTTACTCGAGAAGGAAACAGACACATCATCCTCTCCGAACAACCGCAGACATCCATCCACTCGATCTTGTTAAGATTTTTGTGCAGTTGATGATGGTGTAGAGAGGGTATGCTCGGAAGAGTTGACACATGGCAGGAACCCAGTTGATCAAATACCAAACCCCTTCACTTTTTAtgctgcttttttttctttctttctagttCTTGACTAAACTTCTAGTTCAGTTATCAAATCCGTTGAAAGATACTTTGGctcaaaaataaagaaagatacTTTCTTGTTATTAATTTACTACGTGGAAGATTTTAATTAGACAAGTGGTTTATCCCTTGAACACACCGTAAACATTATTAGACGAGTGATGTCCTTATGACATAATAATGGATGGAGAGTCGAACTATTGACCTCAACAATATTCAGAAAACAGAAATTCAGGCAGCTACGCAATAGTTAATCATAACTAATATCGGAATGATATTTATGAAAGCTAAGCTTGAGACCACACACTTAAAGCAAATATAATATGTCAAAATTGTATTTGATTGGTGATGTGGCCAATTAAATATAGAGttaaatcttatttcttttcaatagatatgttaaatataaaaaatatcactaaattAACCGTATGTAACTAGTGACAGAGCTTTTAACTTATATATGATAATATATAGCTGAAAATTCATCTTTTACgtccttttcttttgtattttattatttatttgttagaaTTTAATTTCATTTGTGAAAGACAATACATGTCGTTGTGTGCTAAATGTAGATTAAAGAAATAGATTAAGAAATGCTAGACGGGTTTCAATTTATTCAACTAATTAATCATAGAGTTGAGTGCGTTTATTGTGAAGGGATCATTTCATGAAATTATTGGAGAGAAAGATTGAAGACAACAACATTTTGTGAATATCCGTTTTCGGAAACTAAGATTTTATTGGTCACGAGTGTTATATTAGGGATATTTCTACTCTACTTTCCTTGTCACTTGTCACAGTGATACACGTTTTTTAACtttattttgtgattttgttt
Proteins encoded in this region:
- the LOC126593016 gene encoding uncharacterized protein LOC126593016, coding for MKSESSNSLGNERTVKSVESVEDISKYSHSPAHLAVACRDYATLKRIISTLPRLAKASEVSTEDESLEAELRADAVSAVIDRRDVPGRETPLHLAVRLRDPSSAEILMAAGADWSLQNENGWSALQEAVCTREEAIAMIIARHYQPLAWAKWCRRLPRIVASTSRIRDFYMEITFHFESSVIPFIGRIAPSDTYRIWKRGSNLRADMTLAGFDGFRIQRSDQTFLFLGEGYSSEDGNVNLAPGSLIVLAHKEKEITNALEGAGAQPTEAEVAHEVALMSQTNMFRPGIDVTQAELIPHLNWRRQERTEMVGNWKAKVYDMLHVMVSVKSRRVPGAMTDEELFAVGDEEKVANGGDNDEYDDVLTAEEKRQLDSAFLVGNSDGACEDEDNGDSDCHEKGSVGSYENFESNGVVKDKKGWFGWNKKNSKGNDDSEDPKLLKKFSKLAPEGGNQKSLDHQKPSSEFPKDDIADAKKGKDKSSKKKKKKGSTDSKHESEYKKGLRPVLWLTPDFPLKTDELLPLLDILANKVKAIRRLRELLTTKLPPGTFPVKVAIPIVPTIRVLVTFTKFEELQPAEEFSTPLSSPAHFQDSKSKDSEGSSSWMSWVRGSRGGQSSDSDSHRYKDEIDPFLIPSDYTWVDANEKKRRMKAKKAKSKKHRRHATAKPGDAGHQASENVEE
- the LOC126593018 gene encoding uncharacterized protein LOC126593018 isoform X1 encodes the protein MEPLNQKSVERAVSQKALQMGSSFPCQVCVVGFLCGVCLTSLFLAALTSFGTFEFGGFSFSAISEGASAGNSSSELFINVVTGTNCSSRRQIRTAKKVNSLRSEEMINDERVSLLYSAWSALLSESDSEESDNLQRLGVSRSGVPNAPHLENCKLKTQVNERLDKHAENEKYPPWTSWKGLLDMYPAAATNEQSRYFRHQDISEGGYAPWITGSDEENYPLTRKVQRDIWMHQHPLNCSDPRVKFLVADWERLPGFGMGAQITGMCGLLAVAINESRVLVTNYYNRADHDDCKGSSRSSWSCYFFPETSLQCRNRAFELMGSEEAWKKGTVTTKESYNTKQIWSGPTPKTWGDPWSHMQPTTEINGSLVAYHRKMNLRWWRAQAVRYLMRFQTEYTCGLLNVARHTAFGKEAARMVVRSFDGKWPEDVTIHERSDIEEFVWSSHKPWMPRPLLSMHVRMGDKACEMTVVEFEEYMVLAGRIRKRFPQLKSVWLSTEMQEVIDKSQSYSHWEFYYTNVTRQVGNSSMAAYETSLGRETSTNYPIVNFLMASEADFFIGALGSSWCYLIDGMRNTGGKVMAGYLSVNKDRFW
- the LOC126593018 gene encoding uncharacterized protein LOC126593018 isoform X2; translation: MEPLNQKSVERAVSQKALQMGSSFPCQVCVVGFLCGVCLTSLFLAALTSFGTFEFGGFSFSAISEGASAGNSSSELFISTNCSSRRQIRTAKKVNSLRSEEMINDERVSLLYSAWSALLSESDSEESDNLQRLGVSRSGVPNAPHLENCKLKTQVNERLDKHAENEKYPPWTSWKGLLDMYPAAATNEQSRYFRHQDISEGGYAPWITGSDEENYPLTRKVQRDIWMHQHPLNCSDPRVKFLVADWERLPGFGMGAQITGMCGLLAVAINESRVLVTNYYNRADHDDCKGSSRSSWSCYFFPETSLQCRNRAFELMGSEEAWKKGTVTTKESYNTKQIWSGPTPKTWGDPWSHMQPTTEINGSLVAYHRKMNLRWWRAQAVRYLMRFQTEYTCGLLNVARHTAFGKEAARMVVRSFDGKWPEDVTIHERSDIEEFVWSSHKPWMPRPLLSMHVRMGDKACEMTVVEFEEYMVLAGRIRKRFPQLKSVWLSTEMQEVIDKSQSYSHWEFYYTNVTRQVGNSSMAAYETSLGRETSTNYPIVNFLMASEADFFIGALGSSWCYLIDGMRNTGGKVMAGYLSVNKDRFW